The Deinococcus puniceus genome segment TGAGGGGCGGCAAGGGCGGCTTCTGCCCCGGCTTCATACCCCAGCAGGCGGAGCGTCGCCAAAGCGAGGGCCGCGTTGCTGTGTTGGTGTGCGCCCAACAGGGCTGGAGCGTGTGGCAAGGCAAACAGGGCCGGATGCGTGGCGGGCGTATACAGCGGCGCATCTTGTTCGTGACACACGGCGCGGATGACTTCTAAGGCTTCTCCGGTGGCGGTGGTCAGCAGCGGTACGCCGGGGCGGGCGGCCAGCGCCTTGTCGCGGGCAATTTGGGCCACCGTTGCCCCCAGCACCCCCACATGATCGAGCGCCACATTGGTCAGCGCCACCGCCGCCACGTTCTGGAGCGCCTGCGTCGCGTCACTCACGCCGCCCACGCCCGCTTCCATCACGGCCACGCGCACTCCCGATTGGGCAAAGACGGTGCAGGCCAGCAGCAGCGACAGATCAAAAAACGCACCGTTCCAGCCTTCTTGCCGCGCTTGCCGGATGAAGGTTGCCACCCGCGCCGGGGCCACTTCTCGCCCGTTCACGCGGATTCGTTCTTCAAAGTGGATCAGATGTGGGCTGGTAAAGCGCCCGGTTTGGACTCCTGCCGAGATCAGTCCGGCTTCCAGCATGGCGCAGGTGCTGCCCTTGCCGTTGGTGCCCACCACGCGAATAGAGGCAAACGCGGCGTCGGGCGAGCTTTGGGCGTCCAGCAACGCCCGCGCCACCTCTGGCCCCCGCGTGCGCCCATTGCGGGTGCGGGCATAGAACCAGTCGTAGTCGGGCTGGTCTGACTGGGCATGGGCAGAGGCGGGTACGGCGTCCATCACGCCCCCGACTGTAGCGGGTTAGGATGCCCCCTGATATGGACACGGCAACCGGGACAGAGGGCACAGAGCAACGGGAAGGGGCGCAGACCGGGCCACAGGTGGGCGTGGTCATGGGCAGCCGCAGCGACTTCGAGACCATGCAGGGCGCACTGGACACGCTGGCGGCGTTGGGCGTGGGCTACGAGGTGCGTGTGCTGAGTGCCCACCGCACCCCCGGATTGCTGCCCACCTACGCGGCGCGGGCCGAGCGCCTGAACCTGACCTGCATCATCGCGGGGGCGGGCGGCGCGGCACACCTGCCCGGCATGTTGGCGGCGTTTACGCGGGTGCCGGTGCTGGGCGTGCCCGTACAGTCGCGTGCTCTCAGTGGCCAGGACAGCCTGCTGAGCATCGTGCAGATGCCCGCCGGAATTCCTGTGGCGACTTTTGCGATTGGCGTGGCGGGAGCCAAAAACGCCGCCCTGTTCGCCGCCGCGATGTTGGCCGGAACCGATTCGGGCGTGCGGGATCGCCTGCAAGCCTACCGGGACGCCCAAACGCGGGCGGTGCTGGATGACCCTTGGTTTGAAGGCCACCCACAGGCGGGGGAAGCGTGAAAAAAACTCCGATGGAACGGTTGACTTATCAATCTCGAAATCCGAACAGAGTGAGTGGGAATTGGACGGAATCCGTATGAGAGAGGGCCTGACTCTGGGCATCCTCGGCGGCGGCCAACTGGCCCAAATGCTGGCCCTCGCCGCCCTACCGCTGGGCGTGCGCGTGGTGGTGCTGGAACCCGACCCGAACGCCCCCGCCCGCCTGTGCGCCGAACATCTGCACGCCGCCTATACCGACGCCGAAGGTCTGGCACGGTTGGCCGAATGCAGCGCCGTGACACTGGAATTTGAAAACGTACCCACGCAGGCACTAGAAGCCCTTGCCGGACGGGTTCCGGTGCGTCCGGGCACGGCGTTGCTGGAGCGCACCAAGCACCGCGCCCGCGAAAAAGAGGCGTTGCGGGCGGCAGGAGTACACGCCGCCCCGTTCGTCGTCATCGAATCCGACGCCGACTTGCAGGGCGCGTTGGCGACAGTGGGCGGGCGCGGCATCCTCAAAACGTCGGAATTGGGCTACGACGGCAAAGGTCAAGCGCGGGTGAACAGTGACGCGGAATTGAGCGAGGCGTGGGCGGGGATGGGCGGCGCGGCCTGCGTGCTGGAAGGCCTCGTTCCCTTTGTGCGGGAAGTCAGCCTCAGCGTAGCCCGCACTGCTGCCGGAGCCGTCGCGTTCGGCCCCCTGATCGAAAATGTCCACCGAGAAGGCATCCTCCGCACCAGCGTTTTTCCGGCCACCGATGCTGAAACGCTAGAACCCCGAGCCCGCGAGTTGGCCCGCGCCTGCGCCGAAAGCTGGGCGCTAGAAGGCCTGATGACGCTGGAATTCTTCGTGCTGGATGGGGGCCAAGTTGGGTCAACACAGCTGTTGGTCAATGAAGTCGCCCCCCGTGTCCATAACAGCGGCCACCTCACCCAAGACGGCGGCGGCCTCAGCCAATTCGAGGCGCAGGTGCGGGCCGTGCTGGGCCTGCCCCTTGCCGACTGGCGGCCCCTGCACCCCACAGCAATGGTGAATATCGTGGGGACGGACTATGTGGAGGGCCAACCGCTGCACCCCGACTGGGACGGCATAGACGCCTTGCCGGGTACGCATCTGCATCTGTACCACAAGACGTGGCGGGCGAGGCGCAAGCTGGGGCATGTGAACTTGGTGGCGGCGGATGCGGAGGCGTTGGCAGCGCGGTTGGCGGAGTTGGAGCGGTTGATTCCTTAACATATTCTCCCCGCCCCCCGACAATTAAACGCCGTCCCAAGCGGGCCTCACGCCGCGTCAGCCTCTCAGCCTCAGCATCAGGGATATGACACGCTTGAGCTTCCTTCTTACTCTTGGCCTGTGTGGTGCGACTTCCGCGCAGGCCGCCACCGACGCTCCTTTTAAACTGATTTTGCGTGCCACAGAGCAAAAAATTCAGAAGGGCGAAGTGAAGACCGCTGAAATCGTGAAGTCTTGGAAGCTGCCCGCCGCTGGTGTAGCGGCCAGCAAGAAAAACAGCAAGGTCAGCACTACCCTCAGCCCCGTGCTGGACAAGATGTTTGACCAGATCAATGCCCGTGCCCCTCGTCCCGCCAGCTTTAGGAATGTGGGCGGCTCTTGGGTAGCGACGCAGCAGACTGGCTGGATTGCCGACAAGGACGCCACCAAGTCCAACTTGCTGAAGGCGATCATGGCGGGCAAAGACAGCGCCGAAGTGGTGTTTAAGGCCGTGGTGCCCGAACGCAGCGTAAAAGTGCTGGCGGGGCGCGGCGTGCTGTGGCATGTCGCGAGCGGCAACAGCAGCTATAAGGGAAGCCCCGATTTCCGCGTCAAGAACGTGTTGGTGGGAGCCAGCAAACTCGACAATTTCTTTATTGCGCCGGATCACGAGTTCAATTTCAATGAGGAAATCGGCCAGATCGACGCCAGCACCGGATTCGTGAAGGGCTTCGTCATCAGCGGCGGCACCCTCACCAAAGAGGACGGCGGTGGCATCTGCCAAGTCAGCACCACTATTTTCCGGGCGCTCTATCAGGCGGGCTTGCCCATTACCGAGCGCCACGAACACAGCCACCGCGTCTCCTATTACGATCCTGTGGGTTACGAGGCCACCGTATACGCGCCCAGCAAAAACCTGCGAATGAAGAACGACACGGGCAAGCACCTGTTCATTCAGGCCGCGTGGGACACCAAGGCCCAAACCCTGCGCTTCGATGTGTTCGGGGCCAACACCGGGCGCACGGTGAGTGTCAGCAAGCCCGTGATCAGCAACTTCAAAGCGCCCGCCAATCCCAGCTACACGCCCGATCCCAGCGTGGCTATGGGAGGCCGCCGCGTACTGGATACGCCGATGCAGGGCATGACCAGCCTGATCACCCGCACCATCAAATCTCCCAGCGGCGCAGTGATGAGCAAGGACACCCTAAAAAGCGTGTACAACCCGTGGGGCGCGGTGTACGGCGTGAATCCTAAAGACGGCAGACTGTAAGCAGAATCGAACAGAGGGTGGATCGTGGATGAAAGCCTGTATGCCCTTTCCACGATCCACCCTCTACGTTCAGGAACTCACTTCACAGTTTCTGAAATCGTCTCCGCCAGCGCCTTCACCCCGCGCTCTATCTGCTGGGGTGTGGCGTTGCTGTAGCTGAGGCGCATGGTGTTGTGGCCGCCGCCCAGCGCAAAGAAGGACGCTCCGGGCACGAAGGCCACTTTGCGTTCTACAGCGCGGGCCAGCATGGGCAGGGTGTCTACGCCTTCCGGCAGCGTGACCCACAGGAACATGCCGCCCTGCGGAACCGTGTGGTGTACGCCCGCCGGAAACTGAGCCTTGATGTGCCGGATCATGTCCTGTGCGCGTTCGCCGTAAGCCTTCCGGATCAGTTCAATCTGGCGGGGCAGCACGGTGGGCAGCAGTTCGGTCACGATCATCTGGTTCAGCGTGGGCGTGTGAAGGTCTGCGCCCTGCTTGGCCTGCACCAGCTTTTCGATGAGGGGCTTGGCGGCCTGCACCCACGCGTCGCGCAGTCCCGGCACCAGCGTTTTGCTGAAGCTGCCGCTGTAGATGATGTGGCTGTGATCCGGATTGCCGCCCACCCGGTCAAGCGCGATCTGGTACAGGCTGGGCGCGGCTTCGCCCGAAAAGCGCAACTGGCCGTAGGGATCATCCTCGATGACCAACAGGCCGTGTTCGGCGGTCAGGTTCACCAATCGTTCCCGGCGCTCTTTGCTCAGCGTGCGCCCGGTGGGGTTCTGAAAGTTGGGAATGGCGTACAAGAGTTTGGCCCGCTTGCCGCCCGCCTTCAGCCCCTTCAGCAGCTCTTCCAGTGCGTCTACGTCTATGCCTTCCTCGTCGGTGGGCATCTCTAGGTACTGCGGGCCATACGGCTGGAAGGATTGCAGCGCTCCCAAGTACGTCGGGCTTTCCACCAGCACGATGTCACCCTCGGAGATCAGGATTTTGCCCAGCAGATCCAGTCCCTGCTGGCTGCCCGTCATGATCTGCACATGCCCCGGCGTGATGCCTGCACGCTCGGCCAAAAACTGGCGCAGGGGCAGGTGGCCTTCGGTGGTGCTGTATTGCAGGGCTGCCGCGCCGTAACGGGTCATCACGGCGTCCATCGCGGCCCGCACGTCGTCCAGCGGAAACAGTTCGGGGGCAGGCAGGCCACCCGCAAAGCTGATCACATCGGGTTCCTGCGTAATTTTCAGAATCTCGCGGATCGCGCTGGCCGTCATCTTGCGGGCACGGTCACTCAGCAGGGCGGTGAAATCCAGTGGGGGTGCAACGTTCGGTGCAGGCACAGTCGCGGTCATGCCCCCTATCGTAACGCCCCGGCAGGCTGGCCGTCTGTGTGGAGTCCGGGCGCAGTGGCAGGCAGGGGCGCGGCTGTCTGAGCAGGGTGGACGCTGCAGCTTTTGCCCTATGCCGCCTTGAACGCAGTCCAAATCTACAAGTGGACTGGTCAAGTCGCACACAGGCCAGCTTGGGGCGGTTACAGTGCTAGCCGTACAGTGTTGGTGAGTACATTCGGGGTTGGTGTGTACAGTTGGGCCGGGGTGTTCCTTCTGGCCGCCCAAACCAAGCCCATCCCCAGATGACGTTTCCGCTCAAGTTCATTCAGGCCCACCCCGGCCACCCTCAGGAGGCATCACCATGCTCGTTACCGGTTCAGACATTCTCGTTCCCGCCCGCGCAGGCAAGTACGGCGTGGCATCCTTCAACACCAACAACATGGAAATCACGCAGGCGATCATTCATACCGCCGAAAAACTGCGCTCGCCCGTGATGGTGCAGATGAGCGAGGGGGCCATCAAGTACGGCGGCCAAGACCTCGCCAACATCGTGAGGGACTTGGCGACCCGCGCTTCCGTACCTGTCGCCCTGCACCTCGATCACGGTTCCTCCTACGAGTCGGCCCTCAACGCCATTCGCATGGGCTTTACGTCCATCATGATCGACGCTTCTCACCATTCCTTCGAGGGCAACGTGCGCGAAACCCGCCGCGTCGTGGAAGCCGCGCACGCGATGGGCATCAGCGTGGAGTCGGAACTCGGGCGCTTGGGCGGCATCGAGGAACATATCGTGGTAGACGAAAAAGACGCCTTCCTGACCGATCCCGAAGAGGCCGTGCAGTTTATCGAGCAGACCGGCACCGATTACCTCGCCATCGCCATCGGCACCAGCCACGGCGCATTTAAGGGCAAAGGCCGTCCCTACATCGATCACGCCCGCATCGAGAAGATTGCCTCCATGACGGGAATCCCCTTGGTGGCACACGGCAGCAGCGGCGTGCCAGCCGATATTATCGCGCGGTTCCGGGCAGCGGGCGGCGAGATCGGTGAAGCGGCGGGCATTGCCGACGAAGACCTTCAGAAGGCCACCCAGCACGGCATCGCCAAAGTAAACGTGGATACCGATTTGCGCCTCGCCAGCACGGTGGGCATTCGCGAAGCCTTGGCCGCCAACGCCAAGGAATTCGATCCCCGCAAAATCTTCGGCCCCGCCCGCGAGGTCATGAGTCAGGTCATCGAACACAAAATGCGCGTGCTGGGCAGCGTCGGCAAGGCGTAAGCGCACCAGCAAGAGAACTGGGGTCGGCCTGTGGGTCTGGCCCCTGTTCCCCCCACCAAGACACCCCCAACGAGTCTGAGGGGTGCGTCAGGCGGTCACGGGAGAATTCTCACCCACGCGGCTTATTCTGCCGATTGGCATGAAGGCCGCCCGCCCCCTCCTTCCTTTCCTCCTGACCAGTCTGGTGGCCGTGGTTGCCCACGCCGCTACCACACAGGGGTCGACGCCGCTGCCCACGGGTTGGCAGGCCAAACTCGCTACCCTTTTGCCGCAGGCCGGACAGACGACCCAGATTCTGGAGCGCCGTTCGAGCCTGTCCTTGTTTGAACTCCAGCGCCGCGTGACCAACGTGGGCGGCAGCCCGGATGCCCTGCGAACCGTGATCGTGACCGTGTCGCAGGGCAAAGCGCCTGTCTATGACGCCCGGCTGGGCATTACCCAAGCGGAGTTCAAGCGGTATCTGGTGTTCGAGCAGTCCCTCGCGCCCAGCGGCAAGACCCTGAAGTTGCCCGTTATCCGCGACAATGGCCGCCTGACCTTTGGAGATACAGCAGGCATGAACGGCGTGCTGAAGGGCGTGACCATCGACCTGAAAACGGGCGAATTGCGTGTGCCGGAAGGCTTCAGTGCCCGGCCCAGTGCGGTTACGCCCAGTGCTAATCCAGAGCGGACGCTGGACGTGAAGCTGGGCTACCAGTGGCGCGTGCGGGCCAACGACCCCGTGACCCAGAACGGCATCAATGGTGAGTTGACCCTGCTGATGCTGAGCAGTGGGCAGATCATCCTGAGTTATAACCGCCTGAGCATGCTGCGTGGCCGGATCGACGAGGGCGAATTGATTCTGGGCTATACGCGCTGAATGGGGCGTGGGGTCGATGTGCTGAGTTCCCCACTCCTCTCTGCCTGATGAATCCCTGACCTCACCTCAAGGGTTCCTCATGACTGCTTCAGGGGGCGTCACGTCTGGGCCGCTAGGCTGCGAGTATGAATAAGTTGACCCGAATGATGATGCTCGGCGCGGCCCTCGCTTTGGGCGGCGTTTCTACGGCAGAGGCGGCGGGCCTCTCTCCGACGTTGCTGGCGCGGGCCAAAAAAGGCGACCAAACGCAAGTGGGCGTCATCGTGCGCTTTAAGGTCGTTAACGACGCACGCGGACGCGCTCTGTTCAAGAACCTGCGCGGCCAGTTGGGAGCCAAAATCGCCCAACTCGGCCCCGCTGCTGGGTTTCTGAATCAGGCTATCTCGTCGGGCCGGGCCACCCAGTTGTGGCTTGACCAGAGCGTGTACCTGCCCATGACCCCAGTGCAGGCGCGTCAGTTGGCCCTGCTGCCCTTCGTCTCGGACGTGTTCGAGAACTTTAAGGTGCAGATTCCCAAAGCGGTGGCCCTCAGTGCGGCTTCTGCTCCCGCCGGAACTCCTTGGCACCTCCAGAGCATCGGTGCGCCGCAGGCGTGGGCCGCCGGATTCAAGGGTCAGGGTATCCGCATCGGCCACCTCGACAGCGGCGTGGATGCCTCTCATCCGCAACTGAACGGCAAGATTTTGTCGTTTGCCGAATTTAACGCCGAGGGTGACCGCATCGGTACGCAGGCCCGCGATTCTTCCAACCACGGCACGCACACGGCGGGCCTGCTGGTGGGAGACACGGTGGGCGTGGCCCCTAGCGCCAAAATCATCAGTGCG includes the following:
- a CDS encoding glutamate ligase domain-containing protein translates to MDAVPASAHAQSDQPDYDWFYARTRNGRTRGPEVARALLDAQSSPDAAFASIRVVGTNGKGSTCAMLEAGLISAGVQTGRFTSPHLIHFEERIRVNGREVAPARVATFIRQARQEGWNGAFFDLSLLLACTVFAQSGVRVAVMEAGVGGVSDATQALQNVAAVALTNVALDHVGVLGATVAQIARDKALAARPGVPLLTTATGEALEVIRAVCHEQDAPLYTPATHPALFALPHAPALLGAHQHSNAALALATLRLLGYEAGAEAALAAPHPARLEEFVLNGKTVLIDGAHNPHATQALAAAVPQADVLLFGNLARKDTAATLAPLLAVTPLRVFTAPGDLATSPGELAEQYGGEGITDSAQALARALALTPAGGTLLVAGSLYLAGSVREWLVAGPTEPSDG
- the purE gene encoding 5-(carboxyamino)imidazole ribonucleotide mutase, producing MGSRSDFETMQGALDTLAALGVGYEVRVLSAHRTPGLLPTYAARAERLNLTCIIAGAGGAAHLPGMLAAFTRVPVLGVPVQSRALSGQDSLLSIVQMPAGIPVATFAIGVAGAKNAALFAAAMLAGTDSGVRDRLQAYRDAQTRAVLDDPWFEGHPQAGEA
- the purK gene encoding 5-(carboxyamino)imidazole ribonucleotide synthase; protein product: MREGLTLGILGGGQLAQMLALAALPLGVRVVVLEPDPNAPARLCAEHLHAAYTDAEGLARLAECSAVTLEFENVPTQALEALAGRVPVRPGTALLERTKHRAREKEALRAAGVHAAPFVVIESDADLQGALATVGGRGILKTSELGYDGKGQARVNSDAELSEAWAGMGGAACVLEGLVPFVREVSLSVARTAAGAVAFGPLIENVHREGILRTSVFPATDAETLEPRARELARACAESWALEGLMTLEFFVLDGGQVGSTQLLVNEVAPRVHNSGHLTQDGGGLSQFEAQVRAVLGLPLADWRPLHPTAMVNIVGTDYVEGQPLHPDWDGIDALPGTHLHLYHKTWRARRKLGHVNLVAADAEALAARLAELERLIP
- a CDS encoding VanW family protein — translated: MTRLSFLLTLGLCGATSAQAATDAPFKLILRATEQKIQKGEVKTAEIVKSWKLPAAGVAASKKNSKVSTTLSPVLDKMFDQINARAPRPASFRNVGGSWVATQQTGWIADKDATKSNLLKAIMAGKDSAEVVFKAVVPERSVKVLAGRGVLWHVASGNSSYKGSPDFRVKNVLVGASKLDNFFIAPDHEFNFNEEIGQIDASTGFVKGFVISGGTLTKEDGGGICQVSTTIFRALYQAGLPITERHEHSHRVSYYDPVGYEATVYAPSKNLRMKNDTGKHLFIQAAWDTKAQTLRFDVFGANTGRTVSVSKPVISNFKAPANPSYTPDPSVAMGGRRVLDTPMQGMTSLITRTIKSPSGAVMSKDTLKSVYNPWGAVYGVNPKDGRL
- a CDS encoding aminotransferase-like domain-containing protein, translating into MTATVPAPNVAPPLDFTALLSDRARKMTASAIREILKITQEPDVISFAGGLPAPELFPLDDVRAAMDAVMTRYGAAALQYSTTEGHLPLRQFLAERAGITPGHVQIMTGSQQGLDLLGKILISEGDIVLVESPTYLGALQSFQPYGPQYLEMPTDEEGIDVDALEELLKGLKAGGKRAKLLYAIPNFQNPTGRTLSKERRERLVNLTAEHGLLVIEDDPYGQLRFSGEAAPSLYQIALDRVGGNPDHSHIIYSGSFSKTLVPGLRDAWVQAAKPLIEKLVQAKQGADLHTPTLNQMIVTELLPTVLPRQIELIRKAYGERAQDMIRHIKAQFPAGVHHTVPQGGMFLWVTLPEGVDTLPMLARAVERKVAFVPGASFFALGGGHNTMRLSYSNATPQQIERGVKALAETISETVK
- the fba gene encoding class II fructose-1,6-bisphosphate aldolase, whose product is MLVTGSDILVPARAGKYGVASFNTNNMEITQAIIHTAEKLRSPVMVQMSEGAIKYGGQDLANIVRDLATRASVPVALHLDHGSSYESALNAIRMGFTSIMIDASHHSFEGNVRETRRVVEAAHAMGISVESELGRLGGIEEHIVVDEKDAFLTDPEEAVQFIEQTGTDYLAIAIGTSHGAFKGKGRPYIDHARIEKIASMTGIPLVAHGSSGVPADIIARFRAAGGEIGEAAGIADEDLQKATQHGIAKVNVDTDLRLASTVGIREALAANAKEFDPRKIFGPAREVMSQVIEHKMRVLGSVGKA